TTGATAGAATCAAAAAGTGTAAAATTTTCATGCTAAACGTCTTTTAGTGCATCTTTTTACTGTAAATGCAATCATTTGCATCATGGTCTTACCCATAGTTCCTTTGCTTCTGTCTGAATACATTCCTCTGGGTAAAGTTTGGGTAGTACCTACATAGTATGGGGTTTTCGTAGGCTGCTGTAAGttgaaggagagaaaaagtaCAATACACTTCCAAGCTCCGAAAATGTTCTTTGAATGGTTGGCTTAGTGGCAGATTAGCAGTTATCACAGTATTGAACATAATAAAGTAGAATTATGGTCATTGTGGTCCAAAAAAGCTCATTTTTAAagacttttttcaaaaaattatccattttttttaaatgtcataataataacaacttcaaaatgtttgttttttttaatttgcattttttcaattttgaacaccctttttgaagttgaaaaagtaatgatttttaccattttactAAAATATGAGCTTAATAtaattataacaaaaaaaaacaacaaaaagattgataaaaaaatcgAGGGGCAcgtggcaaatagtgtacagattaagatGCTTATGATGGTGAGGCGACTTATGATGGACAAAATTTCATATTGTcctaatatttattttatttattttacgatgggcaccgcctTGAAATCGTAGGGTTTTATAACCCTGCTTCAAAGTAGCAATATGCTTTGAGCCATGAAAGagctatttaaaaaaaatcaataactttGTCAATTatgtttcgattgatccaaaaaaTTAACATAATACTCTTGACCTATTTATAAATATTATGACTTAGTCATTTTGTCACGGTCCTGTTTCCGCCTTGTGGGGATATTTGTAACTTAGCCAGTTAACCACCTTATCACTTACGAAACATTTTTTGTCATATCTTGCAACTATCAGCCAAAACACGTCTCATGGAAACCGTTATGGCCGATGAGTTaaagaaataaacaacaataaacaaaaaacaaaaaatcagcatccatgaaaaatgtaaaaaaaaaatgtcttaAAAAACTTAAGTATCTTAGCCGTCCGGAATATTAGGGCAATAGCGACCAATGTCATAAAACATAGCCATACATAGCCATATTTCttaaaaacattaaatgcAAAGTCCCAGTATGTGTTCATTGCACTTTCTTTTCTAAATAATATATGCTTTGTTAATCAATATTTTGTGTGAGGTACTAACTACACTTCGAGATAACCTGCATAATAGCAGTAGATAAACTTCTGAAGGAGGCCGTTAAGGAAAATAATACCCGTAGTAAATGATAAGATGATTGCAGATATTTGGCAGAATGACAACTTTACGATTTCTTCCATTCATTTTACGGCTCGTAAATCCCCTGATCGTTCCAGACGATTGAAGCTATGTGTATTATTTGAACTAGTTACATCAACCATCTTACGGATGCACTAGCGTAGAGCTACCCCCGGTTATATTTGTCTCGAACTGTTACATTCAGTCCTCCTTTATTGTTATGCTCACTGCATTCAGGTCGACTGCGGTGAACGAAACATTATGCTTTTGTTTACACAAAAGttgttggtttaatttttctaCAACAGCAATCATTTAACGTCTGTTATTATTCATATTAAATCGAATAATAACTATTACTATCAATGCGATCATCTTCCCATCATGTGTCTACACGAAGCGAATGTCTATGGTTTTGGATAAACATtcggatcttttttttttcatctcaaaGTAGCAATTTGAGAAACAACGACCGACTTGGATGTCAGTTACATAACTAGATTGTTTCACTGCAAAGCTCTTCCATTCGGCCAGCTCCAATGAATGGGTTCAACATGTAGAGCAGTAGTCCTCTACTTTGTTTGCTTCTTACCAATGCGCGTAGCCGCAGCTTATTTCACTGATCCGAAAACTGGGTGCTGATTTTTTACGCATCGGTGACCGGCATTGCAAGGAACATATGACACCAATGGACACCGCTTTACGCGTTGTTTCGCAATAACTTAGACTAAGAACTAAGCAAGGACTGGAATCCGGAACGCACAAATCATTCGTTTGTACATATTTAGCACATCACCTCTAATAATATTATAACCTAACTAATAAGATAAATCTTTTGCCCAATCATGatccaaaatccaaatttGAAGCAGTTTAaacttaaatttaaaaaattaatttcaaatgttatttatttttgatcATGTTTTCAAGACGATATTTGAAAAATCTGTAACTGCATGTCCCTCCATGGCATCATCGAAGCTTCAAGAAGGTGAGGTAGCTGGTTACGGTTACGGTTCAGCCATTCATCTACTTCCATCTCCATTGTTAATGCAAGCAGCTTGACGCCGCTCCTGGTAGGCTTCGTTGAGTGAACGGACTACCGTGGTGTTTCAGTAGTGGATCGGCTGCGGTAATGTGACGATCTTTCGCTTTATTTCTTATATTCGGTGTTATGTTGTGACCATTCGCCTGTTGCTTTAGTAAGGACAAGCAGTAGAGAGCAATTCGGCTAAGCTTCATCTGTGAAAAGTCTAGCAGTGCAACATACTGCATTCAGTAAACGTGGCTTTTACAATAGAAGTTTCACTGCATTGATTTCTAAACGGGCTGTGAAATGTTTCACCGTAAATTTGAAGTGGTTTGGCAGCAGAAACTGGCAATTCTTCTGTGTCTATTTATTTCGTCCTGCTCATCAAATCCGCAGAAAACTATCACAACCTACCATGGAAATTTGTTTCCTTCATTGGCAACTTCAGTAGTGGGAAGTGCTCCTAAGCTGTTGCTTCCAGAATCCGATTCATCTGAAGAACGTCGGATTCTCACAGGATCCGACTTCTTTTATTCCTCTTTGGATGATACTGCAGGGGGCCACGTAAGTAAAATCGGGGTTTCATGATACAATTGACTTACAAAAATACTCAATATCACTTATATCGCAAAGCGTTCGATTTTGTCCATTTGCATACCATGTTATTTTCTATTGAAGGTAGCGAAAGAAATATGTCGCataggtaaaaaaaaatgattgaacATGGTATGATGTACACAACAATGCCGTTTGGTAAAAGATAGATCCTCCAAGAGCCTAGCAAGAAAGTATCAGAGTGATGAAAAGTCGGCGCAAAGTCCATGATGATGTAATATCTACCGACATACTCGGCGCATGTTGCGGACACGATAGTAATGGCAGGAGTTTTGCAACGAAAGCAATCATTACCGCACGTATGCCTTTGTATGTCTTGAGCAGTGTTGCAAGAAATCACATAAGGTGCACTTTGCGAAAGTAAATACTGCAAAATAGAAGATGGGCATGGGTGTATGAAATATAGAAAAGATATCTATGAAATTCAGTttttaaggatttttttttcgaggaatAATTCCAAGCATTAATTTCCATATAGTCATTATATGGAAAATAAAACTCACGGCAGAACAGGTTTTTGTATCAAGAATTCAAGAATCAATTCAAGGACTACAACCTTCCCACAAAGAGTGTACCATTCAAAGCGAACAACCTTCAAAGAGATataagtataaaaaaatttatgtgttttttcacatataaggacggacgaaaCTAAAGGTTATTATGTggttacaaaaaaaattaaacgcGTATGAAGTACTTAGAGCTCACGAAGCAATGAGCCAAGAGAAAAACATTCacaaatttttgttttttttccttaaatCATTGTCCTAACAAACCTAACATGATTTCTTCCATGCACTTTATAGGATGCATGcagttttgaaaaatatgCATTTGATCACGATGGTACGGTGAAGTACGCGAACAAACTACCGTCCCTATCTCAGTTCACGCTATGCATGTGGATGCGATTCACTAATCACACAGGCGATCATACGATCCTCACTTATTCTGGTAAGTAGTGACCACGGCAGCTAATACTGTAATTCCCGTTATGCTACTTGGAAATATGTGTATTTATAAAATACAGTCAATCTGTTGCGTTCAATCTGATGCAATTGCTGTTGACTTATCGTTGTGCTAACCCACGTTTTGGCATGCCAACGTGGGCATGCCAAAGTGCCGACTGGCTAGCACAGGATTGCAAATTAGTTAGTTTTAGAGTTTGCAGAAGAAATGGGAATTcaaaaaaatggttcaacaATCTTCTTTTTCTGATCTGTTCATTTAACGTCAATTGTGGCTTGGAACTCATGAAACAGTCGACGATGAACCTCGAGAAATGCAGCTCTGGATTTCGAACAATGGCGGAATGAGCTATATAAGCCTTGCTGTTCATGGCCAATCACTATTCAGGTAAGAGAAAGGGTATTTCATGGAACCTCAAAGGAAGGAATGTAATTTTATATAATATCAGAAGCATCATGATAATAGCAAATGTCGATAAAAACAGGTTGAACTATCCATTCAAAATGCGAAAGTGGCACCATGCGTGTGCGTCTTGGAATGGAAAGACCGGCGAATGGCAGCTTTGGATCAAATCAGAGCGTGTAGGGCGCGGATTCCATAACCGGGTGAGTCAAAACTGGTTCCAGTGTCCTTGAAACACCATGCAGAGTGTTATGTTTTTTCTGGGTACAATTTTTGATAATCGTAGTTGCATTTACTCTGTGAGACATACTCTTACTTCATAAATGTGCTTTCCTTCTTACCTTTCATTTTAACCAGCTGGTTGGTTATGAAATTAGACCTCATGGAACACTGTTCTCCGGAGGACCTTCCATTACCGGTCCGACTGACATTGGTCTACATTTCGAAGTAACGGCAGTCCAAATCTACAAAGTTGCCTTAAGTGCTGGTAAGGCACATCGCGATCATAAACATCATCATGTGCATCATTTTGACATCAACGGTGGAGAAGTTACTTCCCCTACGCCTAGTACACCTGTGACGGTATGTTTCTGGCATCGAGTTCTAGTTACTACTAAGGAATTTTGTGGCGTAACTATTCATGTGAAACCTCATTTTCGTTCTTCCTAAAGACATCGCCACAGTCTGCGAACCCACTTTTGGCAAATGGGCAAATTCCAACACGTGTTAAGATCAATCTTGCTAATGGACAACAGAATAGCGGAAGCCTTGGCATTCCAACGAAAGGTCTGCCTTCGCAATTGGTTGGGGGATTCAGCCCCTCCACTGGCACCGTAACAACCAACTTCGTTAATGGTCAATTCAGTACTGGAGGTCGGTTGCTGCAAGAGCAACTAGTATCCGGCAATGTGATCAACCACTTCCCAAATACCATTCCATTGTCATTGCCAACATCTGTCAAGAGTGCCTCAACTAAGTTTTCATTCCCGGACACCACTTCATTCACTGACATATCCGGTAATGACGGAGCATATTCGATCGTACAACTTCCGACTGATGCTACAGCTCGGAAGCTTTTTAAACGGCAAACGAAGGACACCCCTGCAGACGATACAAAAACTAAGCGAGACGTCGTGCAGCTTCACGATGGTTCATTACTACAGAGTTCGGAATATATATTCGATGGCTTGGCCGATTTCGGTTTGCCAGATTTCAAGAATAAGGTTGGTCGAGAGACCGATATAGAGGATGAAATTCGAGAACATGATAAAGAACCCGCTGAGGAGGAAGTGAAAGCAGTACTAAACATCTGTACCAAATGCACTCCAGAACCATTTGCGAAAGCCCTAGTGTTTGCTTGGAAAGATGCATCAATAGAACTCGATGGAGCTCTACAGGCCAAGGCGTCCACTCACTGTGGCCATTTTTAGGACAGCATTTTTTGTGAATCGTGTACCCCTCAAGGTACTTTTTCTCGCAATGCCAACACAATAGAATGGATGAAATACCTCAATCAGTACATTATTAGAATATTTACGAAAGCCATAACCAGGGACAGTTTAAAAGTGtatatattgataaatgtaaTAAATGATCAATTGTTAATACAAATTGCCTTAAATTTACCTTGCTTTTATGAatgtgctgatgctgaaatTCTGAGTCGAATTCCGGTTCACTGAAGTAATTCTGAAATTGATGTAAAAATATGATGAAGCACATGCGGAGAGATGTTACGGTTTATCCCGCGTTCCTGTTGTTACCTGTTCCTGATCCCATTGGCTGGAGATAGGGGCCGGTTGAAGTGGCTGTGGAATATTTTGTCCACCTGGCAGTACTTGTGGGGCACTAACTTCGTTTGATTCAAACAGCCGCAACACCGACCTATCACGAATTTCACGGAGGTGTGATcttataaaaaaagaaatccaattAAACGTTAGGATATCAGTAATCCCATTTCACGATTTCCGTAGAGCAATACCTAACATCCTCCAACTCATAGAACATGTCTTTGCTTGAATCATGTATGTAGATCTTCACATTGGGTCCTTCAAGATACTGCATGGTCAACTGACGAGGAAAGGAACGTACAAACAGTGCGCGTACTGTATCGATGGAAGTAATCTCGTTAGGCAGCAGGGCTCGCTTCGTCTCCGACCGGTATTGCAGGAATACAAGTCCCAAGGGTCGTTCTAGCGTTTTGGAAGGCGTTCTAACAACCGGCAATGATGATCGTTGCTTTCCTCCTCGACGAAAGCCTGTACTAGCCGTTTCAGCCTCGGACATAATACCGGGATCATCGTCAAATAGAGGGCCCTGATTTGTTGGGGTGTAAACACGCATTTGTGGATTCTGTAATTAGACAACGTTTAAATAGTGTGGATCCAACACATTCGTCATTTAAAAATTCGGTTCTGTAAACAATATTTACCTCAAAGTCAAGCGATCTTTGTATGTTCGGCGCCTGCGTTTGAGCTTGATATTGCAGCATATCTCCTCCAAGAGTGTGTCGGCGGGGATCCTCGCGACCTCGTGCCGATCGTCGCCTATCATCTCCTCCTTTCATTGGCACCGACAATTAATCAAAGCCGCAGGTAAGATCGTATATTCAGTCAATGCATTCAAGAGATCTATTAATCTGTCGATTACCTTGATCGTTGGGTTGGTTTCTGTTACTTTTATCATTTTGCCAGTCATCCTCTGCAAATTGTATTAGATAGAAAAATGCATCGTACAGTTTATTAATGTGATAGAACTACTACGAATATGTTAAATTTTCGCCGTATACAAAAGCGCTGGTTTCTTTGGAAAATTTAATCCGAGCTCCCCGATATAAGGATTCAGCAGGATCAATGCATACCTTCTCAGTTtataatttataatttattttaaataaatacgGCTCCGTCCGTAATTCATCAATAAAAAAAGTTAAagttctttcttttccatctttGTCATAACTTTAtgtcgttttcttttatttaagtCATTTAAAAACTGAATTGAACTACtttttcaaatattaaatATTATGTTAGAATTACAAGCCTCTATGAATAAGTGATAGTTTATAACAATACCGCTATTGTAGCATATTGGAAAATTCtagcataatttatttaagATAAATACACATACACCAGTTACCTTTTATTTTCAGTAAGACATAAATAattcatatatatatatatatatatatatatatatatatatatatatatatatatatatatatatatatatatatatatatatatatatatatatatatttatatatttatatatatatatttatatactaaataattttaatgttttttttccaattcaGCATTGATAGCAAGAGAAAAAGGTGCGGCTCAATGTCGCATCCCGTTGGTTGAAAAATGTAATTAcgcacgaaagaaaaaaactagATTAGATCCTTTTTTGGATACATATTACTATTCTGGATCTACTAGATCTCTGGCAAGCGAATTCCACCATTTTAATTTACCTTAAGGCCTGAGGCGATAAATTGATCTGCTTTAAAGGTAAACCGCACCCAATTACATGCACTGCTGCGATCAAAGTGCACGCAATATTCACGAAAGCACTGATTTCGGCCGCATCGAATCTTGAGGGTGTGCATTTGCAGAACACAAGATACTAACAAGAATAGCAGAATACTTACCAAGCTCccgtcctttccttttcttcttggacgtgcttgatgatgatgatgttgatgatgcacTTTTGTCTTTACTTTTCCACCGGATAAGCATTTTCCTCGGACTGTCAGGTTGGGCTCACGATGTTTCCTCTTTCACTGTATTTCTGGTTTATTCCGATGCGCTATTTATTCCGATTTCAGAGTTCTCGATAGGATGTTTGTCAATTTCAAACGAATAAGAATAATTCAATAGTGGGATGTGCTTCCATAGATATCTGCTATTTCGATGAAAACGTTTTCTGCACTTTTCCGTGTTAATCTATGTTCTTTATCCTAAGAAGACATTCTCCGGACACTCTCACATCCTCATATATCATGGGCCCGCAATGCCAGTGATAGTACACTGTCTATTGTATGTACTCACAAATGTGTACGACTGCAAAAACTCTACGAAAAGGCTTTATCTTTAATCATTCAACTAAAAACCTTGATGCGGAagcaacatttttcaattcaaaaacAGATTCTCAGTACAGAACTTTCCTGAGGAGGCACCACACCATTATGTATTTTTAATTGGGTATGTTATGCACAGTTATATATGATGGCAAACTTTCAAGCCGGTATAACCGGGAAGAAACAATCGGCCAaataatttataaaaaaaaatcgtataTCTGAACACGGCATCATACATCCCCTGCACTACATTTCGCAAACTTATAAACAGTATGGGATATCTGTCGGAAGAATTGCATTTTACAGATCATTTCACAGTGACACACTAATGCTTCAAAATAATTTCTCCAGCATCACCATATTCTGTGGCAATCGCGTTTTTTACTCTTGTATTATATAGAGGAATGGCCACATTTGGcgataattaataaaaaaggTCCTACAAACGCAACATAAAGACTGTTTTTTGTTACATCAACCAACGGTAATAATCCGTAATATCCCTAATGACTTAAAAACGCTCTCCTTCGAAATTAAAAACACCTACCAGTGAAAATGTCCACCCAACTTATGCTAGCGATGGCACCAACTTCATTGAGCTTCTTCATTTCACAATATTCCCCTCCTTTTATCTATCCGTCTATGTATCGGCGCCGCGCATGCCCTTTGATTATTATCCTAGAGACTGAAGCCAGCAAGGATGCCATTTGCTCCAATAATCAACGTTTATCAACAATATTCttcaaatattatcttttaaTTTATAATTATGTATCCTTCAGAGTTCACCATCTTAAATCGATTGTATAATTTGTTATGAAAGTAAGTTTTATTAATCAagctaattgaaatttaatttaaagtcATCGTTTACATTACGTAAACGTAACTACAAcgattatgttttatgataattatgaTTTTAACAACGGGATTGAACATTTATTTGCATATATGATATACAACAAATAAAGACATACACAGAATATTGTGCATTAAGCACAATACTTGCCTGTTTTAATTACTGAACATCTCTTCAACAACTTGTTCTGGTTTAACCCTCCCAGTTATATCGAAGAGAATCAATTTATCTTTTTAAAATGGATATACTAAAATACAAGCAATATTCAAATGTATCAATCGGGCAAAGGATGTTTATTAAAGTCGTGTCAAACGATCAAACATGATAATACATGCGGCACTACagaatattttttattcataGCTGGCAACAGAACTCATCTTACAAAACAGCATTGCTCTCAATATCACGATTCTGCGAAGGTAACTGTTCCGGCTAGCCAAATCACCGTTAGTCAACTGAAAGCTTTTAATAGTGCGAAGCTCGATACTGGATACCTGTAAGCACAGAGGAAAACACAGAGGAAAGTTGGAGCGGATACAAATGTACTTATCGAACACTACACATCTAATGACATCACCACATTATACAATAATCTTAATTCTACAAAATACATGTTTCTGCATGAATCAAAATTATAGCTTACCATCTGGAGGGCATCGAATATTAACGTAATCTGCTTCGCAAACTCCATGATTCAATGGGGGAACACTGCAGTTACTATCGTTACCGTAGCTGCTATTTGTAACCATTACTCGTCTGGGCAATCTTGTGAAATTTCTAATGTTCCCAGTACTTTCAATTGTATGTTGGTTAGTTTCGTGCATTCGCAGTtggttcatttttttgttcacaaaTGAATAAATGTTTTCTATGTTTCGGTCATACTGAGTTTGATGTGGTGTGTCAACTTGTTTCTTCACCAACATGGACGGATGATTTCTTACTTGCGTCACACGGGTGTCCTCCATCTTCGGAAAATGTTGTTCACGTAGTTCTTCTGATCTTATAATTCTGTGCCCACTTGATGCACCAACTCCATTGCGTAAAGTAGATTCAGTGTCATTCGCCTTCAAATTTTGCGGTTTGTGCGAACGAATTGAGCGGCGATagaaatcataaattttgtGAAGAATTTGCTGCCGATCCAGAGTTTCGGCAGTACCACGAACCGGCGTCGATTGAGAGGAAACGGGTGAAGAAACATATGTTGCGCGTAGTCTACCGTACGTTGGAGCTTCTTGCATACTACTGTACGATCTGCGGTTCTGAGGATGCCATCCATTTAACTGCGAACTGCCAATGTAACCTATATGACCATACAGCATTTCACGATTAAAATTATCGGTAGTTTGCTCGTATATATGATAGTTGATAGGATCACTGCAACGGAGAGGTTCCGAATACACCGGAAACACTGTGTGAGATGAAGCAATATAGCCCTTCAAGCCATTATCTTGCCCCAGTGTTGTGTGCTCCTCCAGTTTGGAATATTTTTCTAGGGAAACATGACGATGCAGTGGAACCTTTCGGGGGCTAATTTTCTGTCGTACTGGTATGTCACTTGAGGTGGAGTTTTCTAATAGATGTGCCGGAGGACCTTCCGAGGTATTCTTTCTAATCTCGAGATTCACCTGAACCCCAGCGTTCCGCATTGACCGG
This sequence is a window from Anopheles darlingi chromosome 3, idAnoDarlMG_H_01, whole genome shotgun sequence. Protein-coding genes within it:
- the LOC125955129 gene encoding uncharacterized protein LOC125955129; the encoded protein is MFHRKFEVVWQQKLAILLCLFISSCSSNPQKTITTYHGNLFPSLATSVVGSAPKLLLPESDSSEERRILTGSDFFYSSLDDTAGGHDACSFEKYAFDHDGTVKYANKLPSLSQFTLCMWMRFTNHTGDHTILTYSVDDEPREMQLWISNNGGMSYISLAVHGQSLFRLNYPFKMRKWHHACASWNGKTGEWQLWIKSERVGRGFHNRLVGYEIRPHGTLFSGGPSITGPTDIGLHFEVTAVQIYKVALSAGKAHRDHKHHHVHHFDINGGEVTSPTPSTPVTTSPQSANPLLANGQIPTRVKINLANGQQNSGSLGIPTKGLPSQLVGGFSPSTGTVTTNFVNGQFSTGGRLLQEQLVSGNVINHFPNTIPLSLPTSVKSASTKFSFPDTTSFTDISGNDGAYSIVQLPTDATARKLFKRQTKDTPADDTKTKRDVVQLHDGSLLQSSEYIFDGLADFGLPDFKNKVGRETDIEDEIREHDKEPAEEEVKAVLNICTKCTPEPFAKALVFAWKDASIELDGALQAKASTHCGHF
- the LOC125955128 gene encoding uncharacterized protein LOC125955128 isoform X2, which gives rise to MDAIRATGHEVKDVIVLSPARPPIPAPRKINSHCIDECKTYTKQHGEMRSLSRGKIANTQQNTTKPIPLMRRDYGDLKVRVGSADVEESLYDSNEVVQNALKFDSRFRTMEFGSQDDIDTIAEKTDNDGTDSNTSLQSNIISHGISTIPMQTARSNPNESDCIKKKEGSFAEEVKKSFSNTIKSADFRKYLQSRGLTLVPTRQKQKYDANSSGTTLERSTTTLTKQRQPTKLSVLSKFLQSNIFAPKTAYSPMLQRSSTPLLNSNKPKNSINGCSNKSTHIERSYSMSAKPKVSFRQFECRTTHDAKEDNNYQFTTIDFGRSTQLRTSLAGQSHQSSLDSSYRRSMRNAGVQVNLEIRKNTSEGPPAHLLENSTSSDIPVRQKISPRKVPLHRHVSLEKYSKLEEHTTLGQDNGLKGYIASSHTVFPVYSEPLRCSDPINYHIYEQTTDNFNREMLYGHIGYIGSSQLNGWHPQNRRSYSSMQEAPTYGRLRATYVSSPVSSQSTPVRGTAETLDRQQILHKIYDFYRRSIRSHKPQNLKANDTESTLRNGVGASSGHRIIRSEELREQHFPKMEDTRVTQVRNHPSMLVKKQVDTPHQTQYDRNIENIYSFVNKKMNQLRMHETNQHTIESTGNIRNFTRLPRRVMVTNSSYGNDSNCSVPPLNHGVCEADYVNIRCPPDGIQYRASHY